A portion of the Leptospira noumeaensis genome contains these proteins:
- a CDS encoding alpha-E domain-containing protein, translating to MLSRVAESVFWMNRYIERAENYSRFIDVNHQLSLDLHEEVPNQWLPLVHTTGDIELFEKRYSSPSPVNVIRFMTFDEENPNSIFQCLSRARENARTIRENISTSMWEVLNEFYLFVKDYRKVYMESSEIHGDTLSMGLSDFLSTVRKSCQSFYGCSDATISHDEVWNFSLLGRFLERADKTTRILDMKYFILLPSVHDVGSTLDLLQWLSLLKSASAHEMYNQKYKRVDPTDIAEFLILNETFPRSIFFCIQEMQEALDKISGIKEGLPRNLAQDATTVYLNRLRSENIKSIFDKGLHEYLDDIQIELNHIGSKIVERFFTN from the coding sequence TCGATACATCGAGAGGGCAGAAAATTACTCGAGGTTTATTGATGTCAATCACCAGTTATCTTTAGATTTGCACGAAGAGGTTCCCAACCAATGGTTGCCTCTCGTACATACAACAGGTGACATTGAGTTATTTGAAAAAAGATACTCTAGTCCTAGTCCGGTCAATGTCATACGGTTTATGACCTTTGATGAAGAGAATCCGAATTCCATTTTTCAATGTTTGTCTAGAGCAAGAGAGAATGCACGAACCATTCGTGAGAATATTTCTACTTCTATGTGGGAAGTGTTAAATGAGTTTTATCTCTTTGTAAAAGACTATCGTAAAGTGTATATGGAAAGTTCTGAAATTCATGGAGATACACTTTCCATGGGACTTTCCGACTTTCTCAGCACAGTACGAAAAAGTTGCCAAAGTTTTTATGGATGTTCTGACGCTACCATTTCTCATGATGAGGTTTGGAACTTTTCCTTGCTTGGAAGGTTCTTGGAACGCGCAGACAAAACCACAAGAATTCTAGATATGAAGTATTTCATTTTACTTCCGTCCGTTCATGATGTGGGTTCAACATTAGATTTGTTACAGTGGTTATCCCTTTTGAAATCGGCTTCTGCACATGAGATGTACAATCAAAAGTATAAACGTGTCGATCCAACGGATATTGCTGAGTTTTTGATTTTGAATGAAACTTTTCCTAGATCGATTTTTTTCTGCATCCAAGAGATGCAAGAGGCTCTAGATAAAATTTCTGGAATTAAAGAAGGTTTGCCAAGGAACTTAGCGCAAGATGCGACGACAGTTTATTTGAATCGTTTGAGATCAGAAAATATCAAATCCATTTTTGATAAAGGTCTACATGAATATTTAGATGATATTCAGATAGAACTCAATCATATAGGTTCCAAAATTGTGGAACGATTTTTTACAAACTAA
- a CDS encoding DUF2126 domain-containing protein, translated as MSIRVALSHITTYQYDKSIKLSPHVIRLRPAPHTKNHIVSYSLNILPEQKFLNWQQDPFGNYLARLVFPEKTNILQVAVDLVTDLKVINPFDFFVEEYAENFPFTYDKVLKKELAPYLKVKKPGKLLAPYLKTIDKTPRRTVEFLVALNAKIYSDVGYVIRMEPGIQTPELTLSSRMGSCRDSAYLLVQILRNMGLAARFVSGYLIQLKADVKSLDGPSGAESDFTDLHAWAEVYVPGAGWVGLDPTSGLFTGEGHIPLAATPEPESAGPIYGFAEKAKAEFSFHMGVERVLETPRVTLPYQGEDWDRIIRLGDSIDKRIRKNDIRLTIGGEPTFVSTENREAPEWNFDALGFEKYSKSEQLIKRLGKHFAPGGLLQYGQGKWYPGEPLPRWAMISYWRKDGEPIWNHPYLLADDRYTGSATTEDARRFISVLGSRLNIPSKSIHTAYEDNLYYLWQEANLPTETELMLDGLNTYDKMERERILKVIDSGLHREVGYTIPLDYDVSLSAWISDEWSFRRGKLFLIPGDSPIGLRLPLHSLGGKQYYPYPEDPAAPKPSLPKAKELGQSPFLATNYSYSIGELHTRTALCVEPRNGNIRVFLPPIKSLEGWLRLIYAIEQTALETDIPIVLEGYEAPHDPRLNRFKITPDPGVIEVNFHPSSSFGEIVEKTQILYEEATQLRLTAEKFLIDGRHSGTGGGNHITLGGASVGDSPFLRKPSLLRSLVAYWQNHPGLSYLFSGMFIGPTSQSPRIDEARNDSLHELKIAFQQIDSSRHTPPWMLDRVLRNILIDITGNTHRTEISIDKLFDPGSPTGRLGLIEMRAFEMPPHYQMSVIQQAFMMAIICKFWEDPYYGNPINWNTELHDRFMLPYFVYRDFKEVIQDLQNSGFGFLSKDFDPFFEFRFPQYGICYLDGMEIELRMALEPWNVLGEENTAQGTSRGVDSATERVQVKVKGFHPERYRLSCNGYEVPLQPTSVQNEFVAGVRFKAWSPVFTLHPQIPAQQSLVFDVYDSWNHRALGGCTYHVSHPGGLSYQTIPINGYEAESRRISRFWTHGHKIGKSLPPIRLENKAFPSTLDLRMVTFK; from the coding sequence ATGAGTATAAGAGTTGCCCTTTCCCATATCACAACCTACCAGTATGATAAGTCGATTAAACTGTCTCCTCATGTGATTCGGCTGAGACCGGCACCGCATACTAAAAATCATATAGTTTCATATTCACTCAATATACTACCGGAACAAAAATTTCTCAACTGGCAACAAGATCCATTTGGAAATTATCTAGCAAGGTTAGTATTTCCTGAAAAAACAAATATTTTGCAGGTAGCTGTTGATTTAGTCACCGATTTAAAGGTAATCAATCCCTTTGATTTTTTTGTAGAAGAGTATGCGGAGAACTTTCCTTTTACATATGATAAGGTACTAAAAAAGGAACTGGCTCCTTATCTTAAAGTTAAAAAACCTGGGAAGTTACTCGCACCGTACTTAAAAACAATCGATAAAACTCCAAGAAGAACGGTTGAGTTTTTAGTAGCATTAAATGCCAAAATATACTCTGACGTTGGTTATGTGATTCGAATGGAACCCGGAATCCAAACACCAGAGTTGACACTTTCTTCAAGAATGGGTTCTTGTCGTGATTCTGCTTATTTACTTGTCCAAATTTTGAGAAATATGGGTCTTGCTGCAAGATTTGTGTCTGGTTATTTGATCCAATTAAAAGCAGATGTAAAGTCACTCGATGGACCTTCTGGTGCGGAATCTGATTTTACTGATTTACATGCTTGGGCAGAAGTATATGTTCCCGGTGCGGGATGGGTAGGCCTTGATCCTACTTCGGGTTTATTTACTGGTGAAGGTCATATTCCTTTGGCAGCAACACCAGAACCGGAATCAGCAGGACCTATTTATGGTTTTGCGGAAAAAGCCAAAGCAGAGTTTTCCTTTCATATGGGCGTGGAACGAGTTTTAGAAACACCACGTGTCACCTTACCTTACCAAGGTGAAGATTGGGATCGGATCATTCGATTGGGTGATTCCATTGATAAACGAATTCGAAAAAATGATATCAGGCTTACGATTGGTGGTGAACCCACGTTTGTTTCCACTGAAAATAGGGAAGCACCAGAATGGAATTTTGATGCCTTAGGTTTTGAAAAGTACTCTAAATCAGAACAACTTATCAAACGTCTGGGAAAACATTTTGCTCCTGGTGGACTTTTGCAATATGGCCAAGGGAAATGGTATCCGGGGGAACCACTTCCTCGTTGGGCGATGATTTCATATTGGAGAAAAGATGGCGAACCTATTTGGAACCATCCCTATTTACTAGCTGACGATCGTTATACGGGATCTGCAACTACTGAAGATGCAAGAAGATTCATTAGTGTTCTTGGAAGTCGTTTAAACATTCCATCTAAATCAATTCACACAGCTTACGAAGATAATTTGTATTATCTATGGCAAGAAGCAAATTTACCAACCGAAACCGAACTTATGTTGGATGGTTTAAATACTTATGATAAAATGGAACGAGAACGAATTTTAAAAGTGATTGATTCTGGTTTACATCGAGAGGTTGGTTATACCATTCCATTGGACTATGATGTATCTTTGTCTGCTTGGATATCGGACGAATGGAGTTTTCGCAGAGGCAAACTATTTTTAATTCCTGGAGATTCTCCCATTGGACTCAGGCTACCCTTACATTCCTTAGGTGGAAAACAATATTATCCTTATCCGGAAGACCCAGCGGCACCAAAACCTTCCTTACCAAAGGCAAAAGAATTGGGTCAGTCTCCATTTTTGGCAACAAACTATAGTTATTCTATTGGAGAATTACACACTAGAACAGCTCTTTGTGTGGAACCTAGAAATGGAAACATTCGAGTTTTTTTACCACCAATCAAATCTTTGGAAGGTTGGCTCAGGCTTATTTATGCAATCGAACAAACAGCTTTAGAAACTGATATACCGATTGTTTTAGAAGGGTACGAGGCTCCTCATGATCCTAGGCTCAATCGTTTTAAAATCACACCAGATCCTGGAGTGATTGAGGTTAACTTCCATCCATCTTCTTCGTTTGGAGAAATTGTAGAAAAAACGCAAATTCTATATGAAGAAGCCACGCAACTGCGATTGACTGCAGAAAAATTTTTGATCGATGGTCGCCACTCTGGCACAGGTGGTGGAAATCATATCACACTTGGTGGTGCATCTGTTGGTGATAGTCCTTTTTTAAGAAAACCTTCACTTTTGCGAAGTTTGGTGGCCTATTGGCAAAATCATCCTGGTCTTTCTTATTTGTTTTCCGGAATGTTCATCGGTCCTACTTCTCAATCACCTAGAATTGATGAAGCGAGAAATGATTCATTACATGAATTAAAAATTGCTTTCCAACAAATTGATTCCAGTCGTCATACACCTCCTTGGATGTTGGATCGAGTGTTAAGAAATATCTTAATTGATATCACTGGAAATACTCACAGAACAGAAATTTCTATCGATAAACTTTTTGATCCCGGATCACCTACCGGACGTTTGGGGCTAATTGAAATGCGTGCTTTTGAAATGCCACCTCATTATCAAATGAGTGTCATCCAACAAGCGTTTATGATGGCTATCATTTGTAAATTTTGGGAAGATCCGTATTATGGAAATCCTATCAATTGGAATACAGAGTTACATGATCGATTTATGTTACCGTACTTTGTGTACCGTGATTTTAAAGAAGTAATTCAAGATTTACAAAATAGTGGTTTTGGATTTTTATCTAAAGACTTTGATCCTTTTTTTGAATTTAGATTCCCTCAATATGGAATTTGTTATTTGGATGGAATGGAAATTGAATTACGAATGGCACTTGAACCTTGGAACGTACTTGGTGAAGAGAACACGGCACAAGGAACTTCACGAGGTGTGGATTCCGCCACTGAACGAGTCCAAGTTAAAGTAAAAGGCTTTCATCCAGAGAGATACCGACTGAGTTGTAATGGGTACGAAGTTCCGCTACAACCTACTTCCGTTCAAAACGAATTTGTTGCGGGTGTCAGGTTTAAGGCTTGGTCTCCTGTTTTTACTTTACATCCACAAATACCTGCGCAACAATCTTTAGTGTTTGATGTTTACGATTCTTGGAATCATAGGGCACTTGGAGGTTGTACTTATCATGTTTCTCATCCTGGAGGATTGTCTTACCAAACCATCCCAATCAACGGGTATGAAGCAGAATCCAGAAGGATCTCTCGTTTTTGGACTCACGGACACAAGATTGGAAAAAGCCTTCCACCAATTCGATTGGAAAATAAAGCCTTCCCATCAACCTTGGATCTTAGGATGGTAACATTCAAGTAG